The DNA sequence TCGAGAAGCCGGGCCGGCGCGAGAACTGGGACTACCCGCAGATGGCGAAGGAGTCCGGGACCCACGCCCTCGAGGACGCCGGGCTCGGGTACGACGCCGTCGAGCAGGCCTACGTCGGGTACGTCTACGGCGAGTCGACGTCCGGGCAGCGCGCCGTCTACGAGCTGGGCATGACCGGGATCCCGGTGCTCAACGTCAACAACAACTGCTCCACCGGCTCGACCGCGTTGTACCTGGCCGCGGAGGCGATCCGCGGCGGTCGCGCGGACTGCGTGCTGGCGCTGGGCTTCGAGAAGATGAAGCCGGGTTCGCTCGGGTCGACGTTCGACGACCGCGAGCAGCCCATGGGCCACCACATGCAGGCGCTCGCCGAGATCTCCGAGGTGCTGTTCCCGCCCGCGCCGTGGATGTTCGGCGCCGCCGGCCGCGAGCACATGAAGGCGTACGGCACGACCGCCGAGCACTTCGCGAAGATCGGCGAGAAGAACCACCGGCACTCGGTGAACAACCCGTACGCGCAGTTCCAGGACGTCTACTCGCTCGACGACATCCTCGCGTCGCGGATGATCTACGACCCGCTGACCAAACTCCAGTGCTCACCGACGTCCGACGGCTCCGGCGCGGCGATCCTCGCGAGCGAGGCCTTCGTGGAGACGAACGGCCTGGCCGAGCGGGCCGTCGAGATCGTCGGGCAGGCCATGACCACCGACTTCCGCAGCACCTTCGACGGCAGCGCGAAGAACATCGTCGGCTACGACATGACGCGCCAAGCGGCACGCCAGGTGTACGACCAGGCCGGACTGGGGCCCGCCGACTTCCAGGTCATCGAGCTGCACGACTGCTTCTCAGCCAACGAACTCCTGACTTACGAAGCACTCGGCCTCTGCGACGAGGGTGACGGCGGTTCGCTCGTCGATTCCGGGGCCACGACGTACGGCGGCAAGTGGGTGGTCAACCCGTCCGGCGGCCTGATCTCGAAGGGACACCCGCTCGGCGCGACCGGCCTCGCCCAGTGCGCCGAACTGACCTGGCAGCTGCGTGGCGACGCCGACAAGCGCCAGGTCGACGGCGTGCAAGCCGCGCTGCAGCACAACATCGGACTCGGTGGCGCCGCCGTCGTCACCGCCTACCAGCGAGCCTAGGAGAGACATGGGCCAGATCACCGCGTCCGTCGAACTGCCCGCCACGCCGGACAAGGTGTGGGCGGAGTTCTCGAACCCGAACAACTTCGAGAAGTGGCTGACCATCCACACCAAGTGGAAGGGCGACGTCCCGGCCGAGTTCGCGCAGGGCGCCCAGGTTTCCGAGGTCGTCACGATGCTCGGCATGGCGAACACGATCACCTGGACCGTCGACGAGTACGACGCGCCGCACAAGCTGGTCATCTCCGGGACCGGGATGGCCGGGGTGAAGATCCGGTTCGCGCTGTCGGTGGCGGCGGCCGGCGCCGGCTCGGCGGCTTCGATCGACGCCGAGTTCACCGGCCAGATGATCGTCGGGGCGCTCGGCAAGGCCGTCGAGAAGGACGGCAAGAAGAACCTCGACGAGTCCCTCGAGAAGTTCAAGGCCCTGGTCGCATGAAGTTCGACGCCACCGGGCTGGACAAGTGGACCGAGCCCGTGACGTTCGACGTCACGCGCGAGCGGCTCGTCGAATACGCCCTTGCCACCAACGATCCGATCCCGGCGCACCACGCGGGCGACGTCGCGAGCCCGGTGTTCGCGATCGTGCCGGTGTTCCAGTCGCTGCTGGAACCGGCCCTCGAAGTCGTGCCGACGTCGCTGTTCGGCAAGGTGCTGCACGGCGAGCAGGACTTCCGGTTCCACCGCCCGATCCGGCCCGGTGATTCGTTGGTGTCGCGGGCCAAGATGACCGGGTTCGAAGGCCTGCCGAAGGGCACCCGTGCGACGGTCTACCTGGAATGCACTTCGGGTGGCGAGCTGGTCAACGAGCAGTACGTGACGTTCTTCGTCCGCGGTTTCGACGCCGGCGAGAAGCAGGGGGTGCTCGGCCCTGGTCACCGCTTCGACGAGGCGTTGCGTGAGCGGGCGCCGGTCGCGAAGGTCAGCCAGCACGTCGACGACGACCAGACGTTCCGCTACGGCCCGGCCGCCGGCGACCCGATGCCGATCCACCTCGACGAAGACGTCGCTCGTGCCGCAGGATTGCCGGGGATCATCGCGCACGGCCTCTGCACCATGGCGTTCACGTCGTGGGCGGTGCTGACGGAGGTCGCGGGGTCCGATGTGGACAGACTTCGCCGGCTCGCCGTGCGGTTCGCGTCGCCCGTGTTACCGGGCCAGGACCTCTCGACGTCGATCTGGGACGCGGGTTCCGGCACCTTCGCCTTCGAAACCACCGTAGGGGACAAGGTCGTCGTCAAGGACGGCTTCGCCGAGATCGGAGACCACTGATGGATGCACTCGACGGACGCGTCGCGCTGATCACCGGCGCGGGCCGCGGGATCGGACGGGAGCACGCGCTGCTGTTCGCCCGCGAGGGCGCGCGGGTGGTCGTCAACGACCTCGGCGGTGACAACGACGGGAGTGGTTCCTCTTCCGGGCCCGCTTCCGACGTCGTCGCGGAGATCCGGGCGCTGGGCGGGGAGGCGGTGGCGAACACGTCGAGCGTGACGTCGTGGGCCGGCGCGTCGGAGCTGGTCGAGCAGGCGGTCGCGGAGTTCGGGCAGCTCGACGTCGTGGTGAACAACGCGGGCATCCTGCGCGACGCGTTTGTCGCCGGGATCACCGAGCAGCAGTGGGACGACGTCATCGCGGTGCACCTCAAAGGCCATGCGGCGGTGCTGCACCACGCGGCGGCGTACTGGAAAGCGCAGTCGAGGGCGGGTACGCCGGTCGCGGCGGCGGTGGTCAACACGGCGTCGGCGTCCGGGGTGACGCTGCCGAACGCGGGCCAGGTCAACTACGGCGCGGCGAAGGCGGGCATCGCGGCGATGACGCTGGTGGCGGCGGCCGAACTGGAGCGCTACGGCGTGCGCGTCAACGCCATCGCCCCGATCGCGCGGACCAGGCTGACACTGGCGACCCCGGGCATGGGCGCGATCTTCGCGGAACCGGTCTCCGAAGGCGAGTTCGACGCTTTCTCGCCGGCGAACATCTCGCCGTTGGTGGCTTATCTGGCGTCCGAGAAGTGCGCTCTGACGGGCAAGGTGTTCGCGGTGCAGGGCGGCGCGATCTCGGAACTGGCCGGCTGGCACGACGTCAAGGTCATCGAGACCCAAGGCCCGTGGGCGATCGACGACATCGCGGCGAGGCTGTCGTGATCGAGTGGTCCGAGACGGACCTGCTGGTCCGCGACTCGATCCGCGAGTTCATCGCGAAAGAGATCCGCCCGCAGCTGGATCTTCTCGAGAGCGGTCAGCTTCCGCCGTACGACATCATCCGGAAGCTGTTCAAGGCATTCGGGCTGGATGTTCTCGCCGCTGAAGCGGTCTCTCGGGTCTTGTCACCGTCTTCCGGTTCGTCTTCCTCATTGGGCGGCCAGGAGACGTTGGCGCTGATCGCGATCAGCGAGCTGGCCGGGGTGAGCCTGGGCATCGTGGCTTCTCTCGGTGTTTCCCTGGGGTTGACGGCGGCGACGATCCTGTCGAAGGGGTCTCAGGCGCAGAAGGAACGCTGGCTGCCGAGCTTGGCGACGTTCGAGAAGATCGGCGCGTGGGCGATCACGGAACAGGACTCGGGCTCGGACGCCTTCGGCGGCATGCAGACCACGGTCCGCCGCGACGGGGACGAGTACGTCCTGAACGGCCAGAAAACGTTCATCACGAACGGCCCGCACGCGGACGTCGTGGTCGTCTACGCGAAGCTGGACGACGGGTCGCCGCCGCGCGACCGGCCGGTGCTCGCCTTCGTGCTGGATCGCGGCATGCCGGGGTTCGTGCAGGGCAAGGCGTTCAAGAAGATGGGCATGATGTCGTCCCCGACGGGCGAGCTGTTCTTCTCCGACGTCCGGTTGGGCGCGGACCGCCTGCTGTCGTCGTCGGGTTCGTCGGACGCGCGGGAAAGCTTCGCGGCGGAGCGGGTGGGCGTCGCGGCGCTGTCGCTGGGGATCATCAACGAATGCCAGCGGCTGTGCATCGACTACGCGAAATCGCGGAAGCTGTGGGGTCAGGAGATCGGCCGGTTCCAGCTGATCCAGCTGAAGCTGGCGAAGATGGAGGTGGCGCGGCTGAACGTCCAGAACATGGTGTTCCAGACGGTGGCCAAGCTGCGGGCGGGCAAGCGCCCATCGCTGGCCGAGGCGTCGGCGATGAAGCTGTACTCGTCGGAGGCCGCGACGGAGGTGGCGATGGAGGCGGTGCAGCTGTTCGGCGGCAACGGGTACATGGCGGAGTACCGGGTGGAGCAACTGGCGCGGGACGCGAAGTCGCTGATGATCTACGCGGGGAGCAACGAGATCCAGGTGACCCACATCGCGAAGGCCCTGCTGGCCTGACCGGGTCGTGAGTGGTAATTCGGGTTCTGACCCGAATTACCACTCACGACCGTCAGTCGCGCTCGATGAGGTGGCCCACCACGTCCGGGCCAGGGTGCGCGTGACCCGAGCCGTCGCGGCGGACGTCCACCTCCGGTAGCTCCACCGGGTCGCCGTTGCGGGCCGAACCCGCCGGCCGCGGGCCGATCCAAGCCACCCGCAGTTCCGTCTCGCCCTTCAAGAACCGCTGCGCCCGGACGCCGCCCGTGGCTCGGCCCTTGGCCGGGTACTCGCTGAACGGCGTTACCTTGACGCTCACGCCCGTCGCCGTGATGACCATCGGCTCGCCGTGCTCGTCGTCGTCCGTGCGGACCGCTCCGAAGAAGACCGCCGAACCCGCGCCGACGTTGATGCCCGCCATGCCGCCGCCCTTCAAGCCCTGGGGGCGGACCAGCGACGCCGCGTACTTCAGCAGCGAGGCCTCCGACGTCAGGAACGCCAGCGTCTCCGTGCCGTCGCGGAGCCATGTCGCGCCGACGACCTCGTCGCCGTCCTTCAGCGAGATCACTTCGAACTCGTCCGAGCGGACCGGCCACTCCGGCGAACAGACCTTCACGACGCCCGCTCGCGTGCCCAGCGCCAGGCCCGGGGAGCCCGCCGCCTGCTCGCCCAAAGGCGCAATGCCGACCACCGTCTCGCCCTTCTCCAGCGGGATCAGCTCGCGGGCCGCCATGCCGCCGCGCAGCGAGACCGTGCCCGCTTGCTCCGGCAGCACCGGCAACGGCAGTACGTCCGTCTTGAACGCCCGGCCGCGGCTCGTCACCAGCAGCACCTGGCCACGCGCGGTCGTGTGCACCACCGCCGACACCGCGTCGTGCTTCACCCGGCCGTTGCGCCGGCGTGTCTCCGTCGACTCCTCGGACTCCGCCGCCGTGCGCGCGACCAGCCCGGTCGCCGACAGGATCACCTGGCACGGGTCGTCCGTGACCTCCAGCGGC is a window from the Amycolatopsis sp. NBC_00355 genome containing:
- a CDS encoding lipid-transfer protein, translating into MANKVYVVGVGMTKFEKPGRRENWDYPQMAKESGTHALEDAGLGYDAVEQAYVGYVYGESTSGQRAVYELGMTGIPVLNVNNNCSTGSTALYLAAEAIRGGRADCVLALGFEKMKPGSLGSTFDDREQPMGHHMQALAEISEVLFPPAPWMFGAAGREHMKAYGTTAEHFAKIGEKNHRHSVNNPYAQFQDVYSLDDILASRMIYDPLTKLQCSPTSDGSGAAILASEAFVETNGLAERAVEIVGQAMTTDFRSTFDGSAKNIVGYDMTRQAARQVYDQAGLGPADFQVIELHDCFSANELLTYEALGLCDEGDGGSLVDSGATTYGGKWVVNPSGGLISKGHPLGATGLAQCAELTWQLRGDADKRQVDGVQAALQHNIGLGGAAVVTAYQRA
- a CDS encoding type II toxin-antitoxin system Rv0910 family toxin, giving the protein MGQITASVELPATPDKVWAEFSNPNNFEKWLTIHTKWKGDVPAEFAQGAQVSEVVTMLGMANTITWTVDEYDAPHKLVISGTGMAGVKIRFALSVAAAGAGSAASIDAEFTGQMIVGALGKAVEKDGKKNLDESLEKFKALVA
- a CDS encoding MaoC/PaaZ C-terminal domain-containing protein, with product MKFDATGLDKWTEPVTFDVTRERLVEYALATNDPIPAHHAGDVASPVFAIVPVFQSLLEPALEVVPTSLFGKVLHGEQDFRFHRPIRPGDSLVSRAKMTGFEGLPKGTRATVYLECTSGGELVNEQYVTFFVRGFDAGEKQGVLGPGHRFDEALRERAPVAKVSQHVDDDQTFRYGPAAGDPMPIHLDEDVARAAGLPGIIAHGLCTMAFTSWAVLTEVAGSDVDRLRRLAVRFASPVLPGQDLSTSIWDAGSGTFAFETTVGDKVVVKDGFAEIGDH
- a CDS encoding SDR family oxidoreductase, whose product is MDALDGRVALITGAGRGIGREHALLFAREGARVVVNDLGGDNDGSGSSSGPASDVVAEIRALGGEAVANTSSVTSWAGASELVEQAVAEFGQLDVVVNNAGILRDAFVAGITEQQWDDVIAVHLKGHAAVLHHAAAYWKAQSRAGTPVAAAVVNTASASGVTLPNAGQVNYGAAKAGIAAMTLVAAAELERYGVRVNAIAPIARTRLTLATPGMGAIFAEPVSEGEFDAFSPANISPLVAYLASEKCALTGKVFAVQGGAISELAGWHDVKVIETQGPWAIDDIAARLS
- a CDS encoding acyl-CoA dehydrogenase family protein; translated protein: MIEWSETDLLVRDSIREFIAKEIRPQLDLLESGQLPPYDIIRKLFKAFGLDVLAAEAVSRVLSPSSGSSSSLGGQETLALIAISELAGVSLGIVASLGVSLGLTAATILSKGSQAQKERWLPSLATFEKIGAWAITEQDSGSDAFGGMQTTVRRDGDEYVLNGQKTFITNGPHADVVVVYAKLDDGSPPRDRPVLAFVLDRGMPGFVQGKAFKKMGMMSSPTGELFFSDVRLGADRLLSSSGSSDARESFAAERVGVAALSLGIINECQRLCIDYAKSRKLWGQEIGRFQLIQLKLAKMEVARLNVQNMVFQTVAKLRAGKRPSLAEASAMKLYSSEAATEVAMEAVQLFGGNGYMAEYRVEQLARDAKSLMIYAGSNEIQVTHIAKALLA